In Castanea sativa cultivar Marrone di Chiusa Pesio chromosome 6, ASM4071231v1, a single window of DNA contains:
- the LOC142640848 gene encoding growth-regulating factor 9, with protein sequence MEAPLPHQSGGGGPQKLFEKASTVKVEDVKEIAQEEAQQPWIKLGLGIGASCSSSCDEAQNLVTIAIGSSSSCSCEDTQRHEKPVLLTPTQLHELQQQALIYKHLAAALPVPLHLVIPIWKSVASCFGPAIYDRYPSFIGYFSPKGFDYRTMMDPEPGRCRRTDGKKWRCGKNVVPDQKYCERHMHRGRQRSRKPVEAFKIASPSESTPSNKLTDKLVELKTKHGNSTAVGLQLMTPSSTNSANSHSTSSTSNANTPSSNIGSKKNEICDAVTARTPISATTIPATVTASITTTPATAPTLTANSNNKIDHNTYRKDMSGNYACYNGTMKSSRKRVNNINIGMTMGLDFSPKSVLQVQGCSGSCFGDRNGNELEPGRCRRTDGKKWRCSRDVVPDQKYCEQHMHRGAKKRVLASQTISVPPVSTAASHRAPPYCSTNIPNKAACAIPNTNLSISIQASPQLIHNDEKSTSSSSDTTITDTSITANEYGYVSS encoded by the exons ATGGAGGCTCCACTACCTCATCAAA gtggtggaggtggaccCCAGAAGTTGTTTGAAAAGGCATCGACGGTCAAGGTTGAAGATGTAAAGGAAATTGCACAAGAAGAGGCACAACAACCGTGGATCAAGCTTGGTCTTGGGATTGGTGCTAGTTGTAGTAGCTCTTGTGATGAAGCACAAAACCTCGTGACTATTGCTATTGGTAGTAGTAGTAGCTGCTCTTGTGAAGATACACAAAGACACGAAAAGCCTGTGTTGTTGACACCAACTCAGCTGCATGAGCTCCAACAACAGGCTCTCATCTACAAGCACTTGGCTGCTGCTCTCCCTGTTCCTCTTCACCTCGTCATTCCTATTTGGAAGAGCGTGGCTAGCTGTTTTGGTCCCGCTATTTATGACCGATATCCTAGCT TTATAGGTTATTTTAGTCCCAAAGGATTTGACTATAGGACCATGATGGATCCTGAACCGGGAAGGTGTCGAAGAACTGATGGGAAGAAATGGAGGTGTGGTAAGAATGTGGTTCCAGATCAGAAATACTGTGAGCGGCACATGCACAGAGGCCGTCAGCGTTCAAGAAAGCCTGTGGAAGCTTTTAAAATTGCCTCCCCTTCAGAGTCAACACCATCCAACAAGTTAACTGACAAATTAGTGGAGTTGAAAACCAAGCATGGTAATTCAACTGCTGTAGGCCTTCAACTCATGACTCCATCTTCTACTAACAGTGCCAACAGCCATAGTACCTCCTCCACCTCTAACGCCAACACCCCCAGTAGCAATATTGGaagcaagaaaaatgaaatttgtgatGCTGTTACCGCCAGAACCCCGATCTCTGCGACTACCATACCTGCCACTGTTACTGCAAGCATCACAACTACCCCTGCCACTGCACCCACTCTCACTGCTAATTCCAACAACAAAATTGACCACAATACTTACAGGAAAGATATGAGTGGCAACTATGCCTGTTACAATGGCACCATGAAAAGCAGCAGAAAAAGGGTTAACAACATAAATATTGGTATGACAATGGGATTGGACTTCTCACCGAAGAGTGTTCTTCAAG TTCAAGGTTGCAGTGGTTCATGCTTTGGAGACCGAAATGGGAATGAACTTGAACCAGGGAGGTGTAGAAGAACAGATGGAAAGAAGTGGCGGTGCAGCAGGGATGTGGTTCCTGATCAGAAGTATTGTGAGCAGCACATGCACAGAGGTGCCAAAAAGCGTGTGCTAGCCTCCCAAACAATATCTGTTCCCCCTGTTTCCACTGCTGCAAGTCATAGAGCTCCACCATATTGTTCTACAAATATACCCAACAAAGCAGCTTGTGCAATCCCAAACACAAATCTCTCCATTTCAATCCAAGCAAGTCCTCAATTAATACACAATGATGAAAAGAGTACCAGCAGTAGCAGTGACACCACAATTACGGACACCAGCATCACTGCCAATGAATATGGTTATGTTTCTTCGTAA